One region of Armigeres subalbatus isolate Guangzhou_Male chromosome 3, GZ_Asu_2, whole genome shotgun sequence genomic DNA includes:
- the LOC134227618 gene encoding large ribosomal subunit protein bL17m: MNQAEVAKLMSQLKIAVRPRHRNLKNIDGPEGRLNKLRKTVTALVKHERIELNYQRADEARGYAERLISDAIRYGDRHKPTMEMADFWLTEKQLVHKLFKVLAPRFEEYKVSATRMYKAPKEYPGWYRKRAVLELRGNPYPALVQNLHQNRNLLHNVLLDEARKDFRKEKYAEIAAQIGEQGKPESESDPKQ, from the coding sequence ATGAACCAAGCCGAAGTGGCCAAGCTGATGTCGCAGCTGAAAATCGCCGTCCGGCCACGCCATCGTAATCTGAAAAACATCGACGGTCCGGAAGGTCGATTAAACAAGTTACGCAAAACCGTAACGGCGCTGGTAAAACACGAGCGGATCGAGTTGAATTATCAACGAGCGGATGAAGCACGGGGGTACGCAGAACGCCTCATCTCGGATGCCATCCGGTACGGGGACCGGCATAAGCCCACGATggaaatggccgatttctggctgaCGGAGAAACAGTTGGTGCACAAACTGTTCAAAGTGCTGGCGCCCCGCTTCGAAGAGTACAAAGTGTCCGCCACGAGAATGTACAAAGCTCCGAAGGAGTACCCCGGCTGGTATCGGAAGCGGGCAGTGCTAGAATTGAGGGGCAATCCGTATCCGGCTTTGGTGCAGAATTTGCATCAGAACCGTAATCTGCTGCACAATGTCCTGCTGGATGAGGCACGGAAGGACTTCCGGAAGGAGAAATACGCCGAAATTGCGGCCCAGATAGGTGAGCAGGGCAAACCGGAGAGTGAAAGTGATCCGAAGCAATGA